A genomic segment from Desulfurispirillum indicum S5 encodes:
- a CDS encoding DEAD/DEAH box helicase, whose translation MLRYILNKIRKLPLRKLKGQSSQSSSVAENTTDTTSPKPLYKSQRKKSAKTAPKPKETPNTEPERVPRSGGKKRRASAEKTEQTVRPESTPWTPEVFQVDPQEGRVRFHDLNLPEELMHAIYDLGFAYCTPIQEQVLPRAIEGKDAIGKAQTGTGKSAAFLMTIICRLLSRPQEKASIGRPRALILAPTRELAMQISKDAHDLCRYTPLKIVTLFGGMDMNKQRQRLENEAVDIVVATPGRLLDLKYQKCVFLGKVEILVIDEADRMLDMGFIPDVRQIVNSTMPKHLRQTLLFSATLSNEVTRLASAWMTEPFMVEIEPEQVTVETVDQLVYITTREEKFTLLWNTINQANLTRVIVFANRRDETRHLSEKLTRYGVTNAILSGEVPQAKRIRTLENFREGKIAVLVATDVAGRGIHVDSISHVINYNLPENPEDYVHRIGRTGRAGASGISVSFACENDSFYIPAIEDYIGKKLTCKYPGDELLRPLPAPQKKEAAPQEASSGSKRSSRSRNRRKPRKSE comes from the coding sequence TTGTTACGCTACATACTGAACAAAATCCGCAAACTGCCCCTGCGAAAACTCAAAGGGCAGTCATCACAGAGTTCATCGGTCGCTGAGAACACGACAGACACGACATCGCCAAAGCCCCTGTACAAGTCCCAGCGGAAAAAGAGTGCCAAAACAGCTCCAAAGCCCAAGGAAACGCCAAATACTGAACCGGAGCGCGTACCCCGCAGTGGCGGAAAAAAGCGCCGGGCATCTGCCGAAAAAACCGAGCAGACCGTACGACCGGAATCAACACCCTGGACTCCCGAAGTCTTTCAGGTTGACCCCCAGGAAGGGCGCGTCCGTTTTCACGACCTGAATCTGCCGGAAGAGTTGATGCATGCCATTTACGATCTTGGTTTTGCGTACTGTACGCCGATCCAGGAACAGGTACTGCCCCGGGCCATAGAGGGCAAGGATGCCATAGGGAAAGCCCAGACAGGAACCGGCAAGAGCGCGGCTTTTCTCATGACCATCATCTGCCGGCTGCTGTCCCGTCCCCAAGAAAAAGCCAGCATTGGACGTCCACGAGCCCTGATTCTCGCTCCGACCCGTGAGCTGGCAATGCAGATATCCAAGGATGCCCATGACCTGTGTCGTTATACCCCCCTGAAGATCGTGACGCTCTTTGGTGGGATGGATATGAACAAACAGCGCCAACGCCTGGAAAACGAAGCGGTGGATATTGTGGTGGCTACCCCTGGCAGACTGCTGGATCTGAAGTATCAGAAGTGCGTGTTCCTGGGGAAAGTCGAGATTCTGGTTATCGATGAAGCTGACCGCATGCTGGATATGGGATTTATTCCCGATGTGCGCCAGATCGTCAACTCCACCATGCCCAAGCACCTGCGTCAGACACTGCTTTTCTCGGCCACGCTTTCCAATGAAGTCACCCGTCTGGCATCCGCCTGGATGACCGAGCCCTTCATGGTGGAGATCGAGCCGGAACAGGTTACGGTAGAAACCGTCGATCAGCTCGTCTATATCACCACCCGTGAGGAAAAATTCACCCTGCTGTGGAACACCATCAATCAGGCGAACCTGACCCGCGTCATTGTCTTCGCCAACCGCCGCGATGAGACCCGTCACCTTTCGGAAAAACTGACCCGCTACGGTGTCACCAATGCGATACTTTCCGGTGAAGTGCCCCAGGCAAAGCGTATTCGCACCCTGGAGAACTTCCGCGAAGGCAAGATCGCCGTCCTGGTGGCCACCGACGTGGCCGGTCGCGGCATCCACGTGGACAGCATCAGCCACGTCATCAACTACAATCTGCCCGAAAACCCCGAAGACTACGTGCACCGTATCGGCCGTACCGGCAGAGCCGGAGCCTCCGGCATCTCGGTCAGCTTTGCCTGTGAAAACGATTCCTTTTATATCCCTGCCATCGAAGACTACATCGGGAAGAAACTCACCTGTAAATATCCTGGGGATGAGCTGCTGCGACCGCTTCCCGCTCCACAGAAGAAGGAGGCGGCACCACAGGAAGCTTCCTCGGGTTCCAAGCGTTCATCGCGCTCCAGAAACCGACGTAAACCCAGAAAATCAGAGTGA
- the ispF gene encoding 2-C-methyl-D-erythritol 2,4-cyclodiphosphate synthase: MYRIGTGFDVHALAAGRKLIVGGVEIPFPLGLQGHSDADVLLHAICDALLGAAALGDIGRHFPDNQQAFKDIDSRILLREVRQRIAQSGYTVVNIDATIIAQAPKMAPYIDQMRRNIAEDLCITVDEVNVKATTTEKLGFTGRGEGIASQAAALIGKVHGNH; this comes from the coding sequence ATGTACCGAATCGGCACGGGATTTGATGTCCACGCCCTGGCAGCCGGGCGCAAACTGATAGTCGGCGGGGTTGAAATACCCTTCCCCCTTGGGCTTCAGGGGCACTCCGACGCGGATGTGCTGCTGCATGCCATTTGTGACGCGCTCCTGGGTGCTGCGGCTCTGGGCGATATCGGCAGGCACTTCCCCGACAATCAGCAGGCGTTCAAGGATATAGACAGCCGGATACTGCTGCGCGAAGTCCGTCAACGCATTGCGCAGTCGGGGTATACGGTAGTGAACATCGATGCTACCATCATTGCCCAGGCACCCAAAATGGCACCCTATATCGACCAGATGCGTCGTAATATCGCCGAAGATCTCTGCATAACCGTCGACGAGGTGAATGTGAAGGCCACCACCACGGAAAAACTTGGCTTTACTGGTCGCGGTGAAGGGATTGCCTCCCAGGCAGCCGCGCTGATAGGGAAGGTACATGGAAACCATTAA
- a CDS encoding NAD(+)/NADH kinase, whose protein sequence is METIKYVGIIGKPKQELTRTVVSELIAFLESQGIRYDLDEDTARTCNMEKWVNKSQLVNEVDLLVALGGDGTILGVARLMAATSIPILAVNLGRLGFLTEVTVDQLFPVLAEILKGNYRVDNRMMLNAHVHRRGERFGTHNVLNDVVINKGALARIIELELFVNDQFVTRYRSDGLIVSTPTGSTAYNLAANGPIIHPSLTNMIITPICPHMLTNRSIVIPADGVHLSIRVKSHSSDVMLTLDGQVGVGLQTDDIIHIAKSDAVIRMITHPKKNYYAILKEKMKWAEL, encoded by the coding sequence ATGGAAACCATTAAGTATGTGGGGATTATCGGGAAACCGAAACAGGAGCTCACCCGCACCGTTGTCAGTGAGTTGATCGCCTTTCTCGAATCCCAGGGTATCCGCTACGATCTCGACGAAGATACCGCCCGCACCTGCAATATGGAAAAGTGGGTGAATAAAAGTCAACTGGTCAACGAAGTCGACCTGCTGGTCGCCCTGGGAGGCGATGGCACGATCCTTGGCGTGGCACGTCTCATGGCGGCCACCTCCATTCCCATACTGGCGGTGAATCTGGGACGCCTTGGCTTCCTGACGGAAGTGACCGTCGATCAGCTCTTTCCCGTGCTGGCTGAGATACTCAAGGGAAACTATCGCGTCGATAATCGTATGATGCTCAATGCCCATGTACATCGTCGCGGAGAGCGTTTCGGCACCCATAATGTGCTCAATGACGTTGTCATCAACAAGGGTGCCCTGGCACGCATTATCGAGCTGGAACTCTTTGTCAATGACCAGTTTGTCACCCGCTACCGCTCCGATGGCCTGATTGTCTCAACCCCCACGGGCTCGACGGCCTACAACCTGGCCGCCAACGGCCCCATCATCCATCCGTCCCTGACAAACATGATCATCACGCCGATCTGCCCCCATATGCTCACCAACCGGTCCATTGTGATTCCCGCCGATGGAGTGCACCTTTCCATCCGTGTCAAAAGTCACAGCAGCGATGTGATGCTTACCCTGGACGGACAGGTGGGAGTGGGACTGCAGACCGATGATATCATTCATATTGCGAAATCAGACGCGGTGATCAGAATGATCACCCACCCGAAGAAGAATTATTACGCGATTCTCAAAGAAAAGATGAAATGGGCGGAGCTCTGA